One genomic window of Anaerolineales bacterium includes the following:
- a CDS encoding MFS transporter, producing MKRNLNPRWFIVLVMFLFMLLHQTDMLMINSLLSPIMDTFGITEKEIGFVMSGSLLVAAVLYPLWGFLYDRFSRAKLLGIASFVWGSTTWLSGIAPTYPSFMAARAASGIDNSSYPGLYSLIADYFVPTMRSKIYGILQLAQPLGYLLGMILALVLGGLVGWRNLFFATGALGILLAFVIFFGVREAPRGKSEPEMEGLENVGVFHFEKKLALGLFRKRGLLLLFAQGFVGVFPWNVITTWFLYYLETERNYTETERLITMAPAVLILAGGYFLGGLLGDSLFKRTPRGRVIICLIGVLTGTVFLWLTMLVPAEDKLLFFVLLCLTALVIPFSSPNVVSTVYDVTVPEVRSTALAVQYLIENAGAATAPALAGIIASAYSMHTSILLICTSAWALCTVLLVGTVCVIPKDIRDLRQVMRERAQSLGAPPAPGGSAA from the coding sequence GTGAAAAGAAACCTCAATCCCCGCTGGTTCATCGTCCTGGTGATGTTCCTCTTCATGCTCCTCCACCAAACCGACATGCTGATGATCAACTCCCTGCTCTCGCCCATCATGGACACCTTCGGGATCACCGAGAAGGAGATCGGCTTCGTGATGAGCGGATCGCTCCTGGTCGCGGCGGTGCTCTACCCGCTGTGGGGATTCCTCTACGACCGCTTCAGCCGCGCCAAACTGCTCGGGATCGCCTCCTTCGTCTGGGGATCGACCACCTGGTTGAGCGGAATTGCCCCGACCTACCCATCGTTCATGGCCGCGCGGGCCGCCTCCGGCATCGACAACTCCTCCTACCCCGGCCTCTACAGCCTGATCGCCGATTACTTCGTTCCCACCATGCGTTCGAAGATCTACGGCATCCTGCAGCTGGCCCAACCGCTCGGATACCTGCTGGGGATGATCCTGGCCCTCGTCCTGGGCGGGCTCGTCGGCTGGCGCAACCTGTTCTTCGCCACCGGCGCCTTGGGCATCCTCCTCGCCTTCGTGATCTTCTTCGGGGTGCGCGAGGCGCCCCGCGGGAAAAGCGAGCCGGAGATGGAAGGGCTGGAAAACGTCGGCGTGTTTCATTTCGAAAAAAAGCTCGCCCTCGGCCTGTTCCGCAAGCGCGGTTTGCTGCTGCTCTTTGCCCAGGGCTTCGTGGGCGTCTTCCCCTGGAACGTGATCACCACCTGGTTCCTCTACTACCTTGAGACCGAGCGCAACTACACCGAAACCGAACGCCTGATCACCATGGCGCCGGCGGTCCTGATCCTCGCCGGCGGGTATTTCCTCGGCGGATTGCTCGGCGATTCGCTGTTCAAGCGCACGCCCCGCGGCCGGGTGATCATCTGCCTGATCGGCGTGCTGACCGGCACGGTGTTCCTCTGGCTGACAATGCTGGTCCCGGCCGAAGACAAGCTGCTTTTCTTCGTTTTGCTGTGCCTGACCGCCCTGGTGATCCCCTTCTCCTCCCCCAACGTCGTTTCGACCGTCTACGATGTGACCGTGCCGGAGGTTCGCAGCACTGCCCTCGCGGTCCAATATTTGATCGAAAACGCCGGCGCGGCGACCGCCCCGGCGCTGGCCGGGATCATCGCCTCCGCCTACTCCATGCACACGTCCATCTTGCTCATTTGCACTTCGGCTTGGGCGCTGTGCACGGTCCTTCTGGTGGGGACGGTCTGCGTGATCCCCAAGGACATCCGGGATCTGCGGCAGGTGATGCGCGAACGCGCGCAGTCCCTGGGCGCGCCCCCCGCTCCAGGCGGCTCGGCCGCCTGA
- the rpoC gene encoding DNA-directed RNA polymerase subunit beta', with amino-acid sequence MEAKGITSLKVTLASPDTIRSWSYGEVTRPETINYRRLRPEKDGLFCEAIFGPTRDWQCYCGKYKNVRHRGVVCDKCGVEVTRSSVRRERMGHIELAAPVAHVWYTRRVPSYLGLLLDISRRNLDRVLYFAQYVITHVDEDARQKALKRLDEELAKAEDKQGNEINQKIKQVKVQLDKRLGDLDEKIKNAKEKFDEDVSERLDPLIKEGQRLEASLKEKQGSTIRVPIEFAPTKTTIADKGETIAAKHIAVLQKAVKGRLEEIESELKEKRDKAVDKIKMDKEKAKAEAEEALSQLRGQMEDQTQEARQSLLQQRDELLEIKKLSFIGESRYRELKTRWGQVFKAEMGAEAFYEILRNLDLDKESETLWKDVRTTKSKQRKKKASKRLKVVEAFRRSHNRPEWMILTVLPVIPPELRPMVQLDGGRFATSDLNDLYRRVINRNNRLKRLIELGAPDVIVRNEKRMLQEAVDSLIDNSQRGKALSRRGRRELKSLSDMLKGKKGRFRRNLLGKRVDYSGRSVIVVGPKLKLYQCGLPKVMALELYRPFVIAKLVAYGYANNVKGARRFIERERPEVWEVLEEVIRDRPVLLNRAPTLHRLGIQAFEPVLVEGKAIHIHPLVCAAFNADFDGDQMAVHVPLSEKAVLEARSLMLSTKNLLKPADGEPIVGPTKDMVLGVYYLTLTDPRLELQAAEKRPHFGSMEEVELAYRLGKLSLHAPITLLAATWFSEKGERYARAQKRLTQTTAGRVLFNLILPENMRFVNQNLDKSSLQKLVAQCYQVLGSEATIEVVDRIKEIGFHFATRSGTTIAVSDITVPPEKPAIIDHTLEEQAQLEKDFRRGLLTEQEQNERIIDLWQKALIDVTDAVRRHMNPTGNLSTMALSGATKGGFGPISQLAGMRGLMADPAGRIIPLPIRSNFRDGLTALEYFISTHGARKGLADTALRTADAGYLTRRLVDVAQDLIIMDADCGTEEGIHIRRKDDVAGQTFDSRLFGRITAQKVVDPNSGELIAGRNEIISQEQAKQITASGLEEVVVRSPLTCTLRHGLCQMCYGLDLGRGQLVDMGVAVGIVAAQSIGEPGTQLTLRTFHTGGVAAGGDITSGLPRVEELFEARKKPKGEAIVTEIGGIVEVHRSETGHRTVKIVSSEILRDEYQVPGNWSLKAEDNTTVEAGAVLATRGEAEIVAEHAGKLRVREHKAVVTYEHREEAEYEIPSGARLIVAEGSRVEAGQNLTEGSLNPHRILRIQGREACQLYLLTEIQKVYRAQGQNINDKHFEVVLRKMLAKVQVVRPGDTEFLPGELVERFRLQDINEKLLTEGKQPATAAPVLLGVTKASLSTDSFLSASSFQHTIKVLAGAAIEGRHDPLLGLKENVIIGKLIPAGTGYRVEEEPVEEAATPDPAAE; translated from the coding sequence GTGGAAGCCAAAGGTATCACGTCGCTTAAGGTGACTCTTGCCTCCCCCGATACGATTCGCAGTTGGTCCTACGGCGAGGTGACGCGGCCGGAGACGATCAACTACCGGCGCCTGCGGCCCGAGAAGGACGGCCTGTTCTGCGAAGCCATCTTCGGTCCGACCCGCGATTGGCAGTGCTATTGCGGCAAATACAAGAATGTGCGGCACCGCGGGGTGGTGTGCGACAAATGCGGCGTGGAAGTCACCCGTTCCTCTGTCCGCCGCGAGCGGATGGGACACATCGAGCTGGCCGCCCCGGTGGCCCACGTATGGTACACGCGCCGCGTGCCCTCCTACCTCGGACTGCTGCTCGACATCAGCCGCCGCAACCTGGATCGGGTCCTCTATTTCGCCCAGTACGTCATCACCCACGTGGATGAAGACGCGCGCCAAAAGGCTCTCAAGCGGCTCGATGAGGAGCTGGCCAAGGCGGAAGACAAGCAGGGCAACGAGATCAACCAGAAGATCAAGCAGGTGAAGGTCCAGTTGGATAAGCGCCTCGGCGACCTTGACGAAAAGATCAAAAACGCCAAGGAAAAATTCGACGAGGACGTCAGCGAGCGGCTCGATCCGCTGATCAAAGAAGGCCAGCGGCTGGAAGCGTCGCTCAAGGAAAAGCAGGGCTCGACCATCCGCGTGCCGATCGAGTTCGCGCCCACCAAGACGACGATCGCCGACAAGGGCGAGACGATCGCCGCCAAGCACATCGCCGTACTGCAGAAGGCGGTCAAGGGCCGGCTGGAGGAGATCGAAAGCGAGCTGAAGGAAAAGCGTGACAAGGCCGTCGACAAGATCAAAATGGACAAGGAGAAGGCCAAGGCCGAGGCCGAGGAGGCGCTGAGCCAGTTGCGCGGCCAGATGGAGGACCAGACCCAGGAAGCCCGGCAATCTCTCCTCCAACAGCGCGACGAACTGCTGGAGATCAAGAAGCTTTCGTTCATCGGCGAGAGCCGCTACCGCGAACTCAAGACCCGCTGGGGCCAGGTGTTCAAGGCCGAGATGGGCGCCGAGGCGTTCTACGAGATCCTGCGCAACCTGGACCTGGACAAGGAATCCGAGACGCTATGGAAGGACGTGCGCACCACCAAGAGCAAGCAGCGCAAGAAGAAAGCCTCCAAGCGGCTGAAGGTGGTGGAGGCGTTCCGCCGCTCGCACAACCGGCCGGAGTGGATGATCCTGACGGTCCTGCCGGTCATTCCGCCCGAACTGCGACCGATGGTCCAGCTAGACGGCGGACGGTTCGCCACCTCGGACCTCAACGACCTTTACCGACGGGTGATCAACCGCAACAACCGCCTAAAACGGCTGATCGAGTTGGGCGCGCCGGATGTGATCGTGCGCAACGAAAAGCGCATGCTCCAGGAGGCGGTGGACAGCCTGATCGACAACTCGCAGCGCGGCAAGGCGCTTTCGCGCCGCGGCCGCCGCGAGTTGAAGTCGCTCTCCGACATGCTCAAGGGCAAGAAGGGCCGCTTCCGCCGCAACCTGTTGGGAAAGCGCGTGGATTATTCCGGCCGCTCGGTGATCGTCGTCGGCCCCAAGCTTAAGCTCTACCAGTGCGGATTGCCGAAGGTCATGGCGCTCGAGCTCTACCGGCCGTTCGTTATCGCCAAGCTGGTGGCCTACGGCTACGCCAACAACGTCAAGGGCGCGCGCCGGTTCATCGAGCGCGAACGCCCGGAGGTGTGGGAGGTGCTCGAGGAGGTGATCCGCGACCGCCCCGTGCTTCTCAACCGCGCCCCGACCCTTCACCGCCTGGGCATCCAGGCTTTCGAACCGGTGCTGGTGGAAGGCAAAGCGATCCACATCCATCCGCTGGTGTGCGCCGCGTTCAACGCCGACTTCGACGGCGACCAGATGGCGGTGCATGTCCCGCTCTCGGAAAAGGCCGTCCTGGAAGCGCGGTCGCTGATGCTCTCCACCAAGAACCTCTTGAAACCGGCGGACGGCGAACCGATCGTCGGCCCGACCAAGGACATGGTGCTCGGGGTGTATTACCTGACCCTGACTGATCCGCGACTGGAATTGCAGGCCGCGGAAAAGCGGCCGCACTTCGGGAGCATGGAAGAGGTGGAGCTCGCCTACCGGCTGGGCAAACTGAGCCTGCACGCCCCGATCACCCTGCTCGCTGCCACCTGGTTCAGCGAAAAGGGCGAGCGCTATGCGCGGGCCCAGAAGCGCCTGACCCAGACCACGGCCGGCCGGGTGCTGTTCAACCTGATCCTGCCCGAAAACATGCGTTTCGTGAACCAGAATCTCGATAAAAGCTCCCTCCAGAAATTAGTGGCCCAGTGCTATCAGGTCCTTGGTTCGGAGGCCACCATCGAGGTGGTGGACCGGATCAAGGAGATCGGGTTCCATTTCGCGACCCGCTCCGGCACCACGATCGCCGTCTCCGACATCACCGTGCCGCCGGAAAAGCCGGCCATCATCGACCATACCCTCGAGGAACAGGCCCAGCTGGAGAAGGATTTCCGCCGCGGACTGCTCACCGAGCAGGAGCAGAACGAGCGCATCATTGACCTGTGGCAGAAGGCGCTGATCGACGTCACCGACGCGGTCCGCCGCCACATGAATCCGACCGGCAACCTGAGCACCATGGCGCTCTCCGGGGCGACCAAGGGCGGATTCGGCCCGATCTCCCAGTTGGCCGGCATGCGCGGCCTGATGGCGGATCCGGCGGGGCGCATCATTCCATTGCCCATCCGCTCGAATTTCCGCGACGGCTTGACCGCGCTCGAATACTTCATCTCCACTCACGGCGCCCGCAAGGGTTTGGCCGATACCGCCCTGCGCACCGCCGACGCCGGCTACCTCACCCGCCGGCTGGTGGACGTGGCCCAGGATCTGATCATCATGGACGCCGATTGCGGCACGGAGGAGGGCATCCACATCCGCCGCAAGGACGACGTCGCCGGCCAGACCTTTGATTCGCGCCTGTTCGGGCGGATCACCGCCCAGAAGGTGGTGGACCCGAACTCGGGCGAGCTGATCGCCGGGCGGAACGAAATCATCTCCCAAGAGCAGGCCAAGCAGATCACCGCGTCCGGCCTGGAAGAGGTGGTCGTCCGCTCCCCGCTCACCTGCACCCTTAGGCACGGCCTGTGCCAGATGTGCTACGGGCTGGATCTCGGGCGCGGACAGCTGGTGGATATGGGCGTGGCGGTGGGCATCGTCGCCGCCCAATCGATCGGCGAGCCGGGCACCCAGCTCACCCTGCGAACCTTCCACACCGGCGGCGTGGCGGCGGGCGGCGACATCACCTCCGGCCTTCCGCGCGTGGAGGAATTGTTCGAAGCCCGCAAGAAGCCGAAGGGCGAGGCGATCGTCACCGAGATCGGCGGGATCGTCGAGGTCCACCGGTCCGAGACCGGCCACCGGACGGTGAAAATCGTCTCCAGCGAAATTCTGCGCGACGAGTACCAGGTGCCGGGCAACTGGTCCCTGAAGGCCGAAGACAACACCACCGTCGAAGCCGGCGCGGTTCTGGCCACCCGCGGCGAGGCGGAAATCGTCGCCGAGCACGCCGGGAAACTGCGCGTTCGCGAGCACAAAGCGGTGGTCACCTACGAACACCGCGAGGAAGCCGAATACGAGATCCCCAGCGGCGCGCGGTTGATCGTCGCCGAAGGCTCGCGGGTGGAAGCCGGGCAGAACCTCACCGAAGGCTCGCTCAATCCGCACCGCATCCTGCGCATCCAGGGCCGCGAAGCCTGCCAGCTCTATTTGCTGACCGAAATTCAGAAGGTCTACCGCGCCCAGGGGCAGAACATCAACGACAAGCACTTCGAAGTGGTCCTGCGCAAGATGCTGGCCAAGGTCCAGGTGGTCCGCCCCGGGGATACGGAATTTCTGCCGGGCGAATTGGTGGAGCGGTTCCGGCTCCAAGACATCAACGAAAAGCTGCTGACCGAGGGGAAACAGCCGGCCACGGCGGCGCCGGTTTTGCTGGGGGTGACCAAGGCGTCCCTCTCGACCGATTCTTTCCTCTCCGCGTCCTCCTTCCAGCACACGATCAAGGTCCTGGCGGGTGCAGCGATCGAAGGGCGGCACGATCCCCTGCTCGGATTGAAGGAAAACGTGATCATCGGCAAACTGATCCCCGCCGGAACGGGGTATCGGGTGGAAGAGGAGCCGGTGGAAGAGGCGGCCACGCCCGACCCGGCGGCCGAATGA
- a CDS encoding PD40 domain-containing protein, which produces MNKRNGNNIWVKGGLILVVVLMSLGACLGIRSVVACRELGYFDLSWSPGERIAYTRADYFSPIPLWPFPPDDVYIIDENGSEEKANGDFVDTVNLGWLPDGRRLAFAGGRSSGCFIAVFDDDENSPTCVNDSTPMAAPAWSPDGTRLAFWSTELVLQIMTSDGANTKEYPYITGTIYNDLSWSPDGMFIAYVTNIFGNLEIYKVQSDGNSPKRLTDEFSDDWSPSWSPDGTRIAFLSRRGGYMGGPTPESKCGISSGCGYPKTYTMKSDGTDVKLLIDAPATDWRAKWSPDGSRIVLVSERDGNPEIYIVNPDGSGLVRLTDNRYEDSSPVWSPDGTRIAFTSKRNGFLNIYVINADGTGEIQLTRNPSNAPCLP; this is translated from the coding sequence ATGAATAAACGCAATGGAAACAACATATGGGTAAAGGGCGGCCTAATCCTTGTTGTTGTGCTGATGAGTTTGGGTGCCTGCCTGGGAATCCGATCCGTCGTGGCGTGTCGGGAATTGGGATACTTTGACCTTTCCTGGTCGCCTGGAGAGCGGATCGCTTATACGCGGGCTGACTACTTCAGCCCAATCCCCCTTTGGCCCTTCCCGCCCGATGATGTTTATATCATCGATGAAAATGGTAGTGAAGAAAAGGCAAACGGCGATTTTGTGGATACTGTCAATCTGGGATGGTTGCCGGACGGGCGCCGCTTGGCATTTGCCGGCGGTCGATCATCCGGATGCTTTATCGCTGTTTTTGACGACGATGAAAATTCCCCGACGTGTGTTAACGATAGCACCCCCATGGCGGCACCCGCTTGGTCGCCGGATGGGACTCGCCTGGCCTTTTGGTCAACCGAACTCGTCCTGCAAATCATGACCAGTGACGGCGCCAACACAAAAGAATATCCCTACATTACCGGCACAATCTACAATGATCTCAGTTGGTCGCCGGATGGGATGTTCATCGCCTATGTGACCAATATATTTGGTAATTTAGAAATATACAAAGTACAATCGGATGGAAATTCGCCAAAACGGCTGACCGACGAGTTTTCCGACGATTGGTCCCCATCATGGTCACCGGATGGGACGCGAATAGCTTTCCTGTCCCGGCGCGGCGGATACATGGGGGGACCTACACCGGAAAGCAAATGCGGCATTTCCTCAGGGTGCGGTTATCCCAAAACATACACGATGAAATCCGATGGGACGGATGTAAAGCTTCTCATCGATGCTCCGGCCACCGATTGGCGTGCGAAGTGGTCGCCGGATGGCTCGAGGATAGTCTTGGTATCCGAACGCGACGGCAATCCGGAAATTTACATCGTTAACCCGGATGGCAGCGGTCTTGTGCGGCTGACGGACAATCGATACGAGGATTCCTCGCCCGTGTGGTCGCCGGACGGGACGCGAATCGCGTTTACTTCGAAGAGGAACGGTTTCCTTAACATCTATGTCATTAACGCGGATGGGACCGGGGAAATCCAATTAACGCGAAATCCGTCGAATGCCCCTTGCCTACCCTGA
- the ftcD gene encoding glutamate formimidoyltransferase, with product MAGPLVECVPNFSEGCDGATIGAILSAARAVPGACLLDSSGDRDHNRTVVTLAGDPAAMLEAAFAAVRRAAERIDLRRHTGVHPRIGAADVVPFIPLQGASMEDCAELARALGRRIGDELEIPVYLYGEAAARPERKNLSAIRRGGYEGLAAAIGSDPARRPDFGPARLGPAGAAAVGARGPLIAFNVYLKTGDVEIARAVAEKIRASSGGLPALKALGLPVGGLAQVSMNLTDYRRTSVRQAFEAVRAEAASLGAEIEKSELVGLIPHEAAAGWDPENLRLTDFSDSRILEVRLREVGLLS from the coding sequence TTGGCGGGACCGTTGGTCGAATGCGTTCCGAACTTTTCCGAAGGCTGCGACGGGGCAACGATCGGCGCGATCCTCTCCGCCGCACGCGCCGTCCCCGGCGCCTGCCTGCTCGATTCCTCCGGCGACCGCGACCACAACCGGACCGTCGTCACCCTGGCCGGGGATCCCGCGGCAATGCTGGAAGCCGCTTTTGCGGCCGTCCGGCGCGCCGCGGAAAGGATCGACCTCCGCCGGCACACGGGCGTTCATCCGCGGATCGGCGCCGCCGACGTCGTCCCGTTCATCCCCTTGCAGGGCGCCTCCATGGAAGATTGCGCCGAGCTCGCCCGCGCGCTCGGCCGCCGGATCGGCGACGAACTGGAAATCCCCGTCTACCTTTACGGCGAAGCCGCCGCCCGGCCCGAGCGCAAAAACCTCTCGGCGATCCGCCGGGGAGGGTATGAAGGACTCGCCGCCGCGATCGGTTCCGATCCCGCCCGGCGGCCGGATTTCGGCCCCGCCCGGCTCGGACCGGCCGGCGCGGCCGCCGTCGGCGCGCGCGGCCCGCTGATAGCCTTCAACGTGTATCTGAAAACCGGCGATGTGGAGATCGCCCGCGCCGTCGCCGAAAAAATCCGCGCCTCCTCCGGCGGCCTTCCGGCGCTCAAGGCGCTCGGCTTGCCGGTCGGCGGGTTGGCCCAAGTTTCCATGAACCTGACCGATTACCGCCGGACATCCGTCCGGCAAGCCTTCGAAGCCGTCCGCGCCGAAGCCGCGTCCCTCGGCGCGGAGATCGAGAAGTCCGAGTTGGTCGGCCTGATTCCCCACGAGGCGGCCGCCGGATGGGATCCGGAAAATCTCCGGTTGACGGATTTTTCCGACAGCCGGATCCTCGAGGTCCGGTTGCGGGAAGTCGGGCTGCTGAGCTGA